DNA from Flavobacteriales bacterium:
GCCGGATGTCGGCATTGGGGAAGATGCGCAGCTGCCCCACGCTGGTGCTGATGAAGCGCTCGCCGATGGTGGGGAAGCGGAAGCCCTGCCCGTAGCTGGCGCGCACGTAGGTGGCCTTGTGGGCGCGGAAGGTGGCCCCGGCGCGCACCACCGGTTGTCCGGCCTCGGCCTCGTTGACGATGAACTGCTCGTACCGCACACCGGCCGAGAGCGAGAGGCGCTCACCGAAGAGCTTCTTGTCCACCTGGAGGTAGCCGGCCAGGTTGCGGGCCATGTTTCGGTCGCTGCCCTCGCCGTTGCCGCGGTACAGCTCGGCGGTGCTCACCACATCGCGCAGCAGTGCGCCGCCCGTGATGATGGTCTCGCCGAAGAGTTCCACCTTCTGCTGCACCTGGTACTCGGCATGCCAGGTCTCATTGCCATTGCTCTGGCCGTTGTCGTTGTCGAATAGCTGGCGGTGGTAGCGTGTCCGCAGGCTGTGCCGGGTTCCGGCGGCGGAGGTGTAGCCCACATAGGGGTCGAGGTAGTACTGGGTGCCCTGCGTCCGCGTGACGGTGCCGTTCTGCGGGCGGTAGAGGCCGCGGTCGGTATCGCCCCAGATGAAGACGCTGGTGCTTTTGCTGCGCATGGCGTTGGCATTGAGCCCGACGGTGAGCCCTTGAACGCGCCTGCTCCGCCAACGGAGCCCCGCATTGAACCGGGCGCGATGGTCGTACCCGCCTGGGCCCAGGCGGTACGGATCGCGCGCTATGCTGTCCGCGGGCTGGGGCTCGGGGCCCACGAAGCCTTGGTCGCCGAAGGCGTTGCCGCCGAGGACGAGGTCGAGCCGGCCGAACTGCTGGGAGTGGAAGAAGTTGGCGCCGCCGAAGAGCGGGCTGTTCGCATCCCACCACTTGGCCGGCGCATGGCCGGGCGCATCGTAGACGCCAGAGAAGGTGGTGATGCGCGTGCGCGGCTCGCTCCGCGGATAGGCGGTGCGCACATTGATGACGCCGCTGAGGGCCGCACTGCCGTAGAGCACGGAGGATGCGCCCTTGATCACCTCCACCTGCTCCAGGTTCTCCAGCGGGAGGAAGGTCCAGTTGGGCCGGCCGATGTCGCCGCTCAGGATGGGGACATCGTCCACCAGCACCATCACACGGCTGCCTGCACCATAGCTGAAACCGCTGCCCGCGCGGATCTGCGGCTCCTCATCCACGATCACCACGCCCGGCACCTGATCCAGGGCCTGGTCCATGCTGGTGATGTTCTTGTTGAGCACGATCTCCGGGCGCAGCACGCTCAGGCTCTGCGTCACCTCGCCCACACGCTGCTCGAAGCGCCCGGCCGAGACCACCACCATGTCGAGCTGAGCGCTGGCAACGGCCATCTTCACGTCCAGGATGCGCTGCTCTCCGGCCGCAAGCACGAGCGCTTCGGTGCGCGATACGTATCCCACATAGCTGTAGGTGATGCGCGCCTCGCCGGCAGGCAGCTCCAGGCGATAGGCGCCGTTGACATCGGTGGCGACGCCCCTGCCGCTGGCATAGGTGACATTGACCCCGATGAGGGCCTCGCCGGTGGCGGCGTCGGTGACTTTTCCGGTGAGCGCGGCCTCTTGGGCGCACGCGAGCGTTACGGCTGCGGCGCTGAGCGCAGCGGCGATGATTCGCATCATGCGGTGGCGATCTGGTGGCCGCAGTGGCTATGGTGAGGGCCGGCGGTTGTGGCGAATGTAGCCGAAGCCCGTCATGGCGCACCAGCATCGCACCGGCGCCGGACCAACCGCTGCTCCGGCCTGATAAAAGGGCCTTTGGCTTAGGCGAAGCGGATGAGGTTGGGCCGCTGCTTGCTTCCTTCGCATCACCCGCGCACGGCAAGCCTGGCCCATGGAAGACCAAACGCTCATCCACCGCATCGCGCTGAGCATGCTCAAGGGCATCGGTGCGGTGAATGCCCGCAGCCTGGTGGCCTACTGTGGCGGGGTGGACCCCATCTTCATGGACCCCAAGGTGAAGCGCACCCTGGAGAAGGTGCCGGGCATCGGTCCCAAGCTCATTGCCAGCATCACCGACAGGAAGGTGCTGCCGGCAGCGGAAAGGGAGCTGGCCTATGCCCGCAAGCACGGTGTGCGCCTGTTGTTCTACCTCGATGAGGCCTACCCCAAGCGGCTGAAGCAGGCGGAGGATGCGCCAGTGCTCCTCTTCGTGAAAGGGCCTGCCGACCTGGACGCCGCGCGGATGGTCAGCATCGTGGGCACGCGTACGCCCACCGACCAGGGCAAGCGGCTCTGCGCCGAGCTGGTGGAGGGCCTCGCCGATTCCGGGGCCGCCATCGTGAGCGGCCTGGCCTACGGCATCGATATCGTGGCGCACCGCACCGCGCTGAAGCAAGGCATGCCTACGGTAGGCTGCGTGGCGCACGGCCTGCATACGGTCTTCCCCAGCGAGCACCGCCGGGATGCCGAGCGCATGGCCGAATCGGGAGCGCTCGTCACCGAGTTCCCCACCGGCATGAATGCCATGGCCGGCAACTTCCCGGCGCGCAACAGGGTGATCGCCGGGCTGAGCGACTGCACGGTAGTGGTGGAGAGCGGGCCCAAGGGCGGAAGCTTGATCACGGCCGACATCGCCAAC
Protein-coding regions in this window:
- a CDS encoding TonB-dependent receptor is translated as MMRIIAAALSAAAVTLACAQEAALTGKVTDAATGEALIGVNVTYASGRGVATDVNGAYRLELPAGEARITYSYVGYVSRTEALVLAAGEQRILDVKMAVASAQLDMVVVSAGRFEQRVGEVTQSLSVLRPEIVLNKNITSMDQALDQVPGVVIVDEEPQIRAGSGFSYGAGSRVMVLVDDVPILSGDIGRPNWTFLPLENLEQVEVIKGASSVLYGSAALSGVINVRTAYPRSEPRTRITTFSGVYDAPGHAPAKWWDANSPLFGGANFFHSQQFGRLDLVLGGNAFGDQGFVGPEPQPADSIARDPYRLGPGGYDHRARFNAGLRWRSRRVQGLTVGLNANAMRSKSTSVFIWGDTDRGLYRPQNGTVTRTQGTQYYLDPYVGYTSAAGTRHSLRTRYHRQLFDNDNGQSNGNETWHAEYQVQQKVELFGETIITGGALLRDVVSTAELYRGNGEGSDRNMARNLAGYLQVDKKLFGERLSLSAGVRYEQFIVNEAEAGQPVVRAGATFRAHKATYVRASYGQGFRFPTIGERFISTSVGQLRIFPNADIRPEQSWNTEVGVKQGFKLGGFMGYLDAVWFQQDFQDYVEFTFGQWEAFDLFNPLANFYGLGFKSVNTGGARVTGYELELTGKGDIGKLGIQAMLGYTATTPISTTPDQVYAQPVPGPVPPGATEPIIIIPAATYRNTSFDPSGDILKFRIRNTFRADMQLSYRKVFAGFSLRYNSHVQNIDKAFIDLDDDGTLPTGVREWMETHRTGDWIVDARLGMDLSKQLRVALIMNNLTNEVYSLRPLSIEAPRSVQVQLSATL
- the dprA gene encoding DNA-processing protein DprA, which encodes MEDQTLIHRIALSMLKGIGAVNARSLVAYCGGVDPIFMDPKVKRTLEKVPGIGPKLIASITDRKVLPAAERELAYARKHGVRLLFYLDEAYPKRLKQAEDAPVLLFVKGPADLDAARMVSIVGTRTPTDQGKRLCAELVEGLADSGAAIVSGLAYGIDIVAHRTALKQGMPTVGCVAHGLHTVFPSEHRRDAERMAESGALVTEFPTGMNAMAGNFPARNRVIAGLSDCTVVVESGPKGGSLITADIANSYDREVFALPGRPTDPRSEGCNRLIQQNKAMLITSAKDVVTLMEWLPKKRKAPVQAALFPDLLPDEQALVDIIKAKGKVHIDELCLESRMGQGKVAGILLNLEFSGVVRALPGKAYALN